One window of Nostoc sp. C052 genomic DNA carries:
- the pdxH gene encoding pyridoxamine 5'-phosphate oxidase gives MDKTVADLRKDYTLEGLSELEVDLNPFIQFKKWFDQALAAELPEPNAMTIATVTPDGKPSARMVLLKDFDERGFAFFTNYNSHKGQQLAENPQAALVFWWAELERQVRISGYVEKVSETESDQYFESRPAKSRLGAWVSNQSEVIASREILEQRLQEFYSKYENQEIPRPPHWGGLRVIPTEIEFWQGRPSRLHDRLLYSHLDNGTWKIERLSP, from the coding sequence ATGGACAAAACTGTAGCTGACCTTCGCAAAGACTACACCTTGGAAGGTTTGAGCGAACTCGAAGTAGACCTCAATCCTTTTATCCAATTTAAAAAATGGTTCGATCAGGCACTAGCAGCAGAACTCCCCGAACCCAATGCTATGACCATTGCCACTGTTACACCAGATGGTAAGCCTTCAGCCAGAATGGTGTTACTTAAGGATTTTGATGAACGCGGCTTCGCCTTCTTCACCAACTACAACAGTCACAAAGGACAACAACTAGCAGAAAATCCCCAGGCGGCTTTAGTCTTTTGGTGGGCAGAACTGGAACGTCAAGTCAGAATTTCGGGGTATGTGGAGAAAGTTTCCGAAACTGAGTCTGACCAGTATTTTGAAAGTCGCCCTGCCAAGAGTCGCCTGGGTGCGTGGGTATCTAATCAAAGTGAGGTGATCGCAAGCCGAGAAATCCTGGAGCAACGCTTGCAAGAATTCTACAGCAAATATGAAAATCAGGAGATTCCTCGACCGCCTCATTGGGGAGGCTTACGAGTGATCCCCACAGAAATCGAGTTTTGGCAAGGACGCCCTAGCCGTCTGCACGATCGCTTGCTTTATAGCCATTTAGATAATGGCACTTGGAAAATTGAGCGGTTGTCGCCATGA
- a CDS encoding NAD(P)-dependent oxidoreductase, translating to MPIQTIGILSPGDMGQAIAAVLNQHGLKTIAALNDRSERTRQLAAAANIQDVGSLTQLVIESDVVLSVLVPAAATQAAQQVAEAISNVGKPILYVDCNAIAPQKVISIGQLIESVGGTFVDGSIIGPPPRVPNCTRIYTSGKQANQLLQLRDHGLDVRVIGDEIGQASGLKMSYAALTKGLTAISTELLIAAHRLGLDQELWDEVSNSQPELASILTRSIPSMTPKAHRWIGEMEEIAETFKELGLTERIFYGAADVYRLVKETSLGKETPEESNRDRPLHEIITVLSDEASSDT from the coding sequence ATGCCTATCCAAACCATTGGTATCTTAAGTCCTGGTGATATGGGACAAGCGATCGCAGCTGTTCTCAATCAACATGGATTGAAAACTATTGCAGCCCTAAACGATCGCAGTGAACGAACTCGGCAACTAGCAGCCGCAGCCAACATTCAAGATGTGGGTTCTCTTACGCAATTGGTAATTGAATCTGATGTAGTGTTGTCAGTTCTAGTACCCGCAGCGGCTACCCAAGCAGCGCAGCAAGTAGCTGAGGCGATCAGTAATGTTGGTAAACCCATTCTCTATGTTGACTGTAATGCGATCGCACCCCAGAAAGTCATCAGTATCGGCCAACTCATTGAATCAGTTGGGGGAACATTCGTAGATGGATCAATTATTGGCCCACCACCGCGAGTTCCCAATTGCACCCGCATTTATACTTCAGGAAAACAAGCAAATCAACTCCTACAACTGCGGGATCATGGCTTAGATGTGCGGGTGATTGGTGATGAAATTGGTCAGGCTTCCGGGTTGAAAATGTCCTACGCCGCCCTGACAAAAGGACTTACAGCAATCAGCACAGAATTACTAATTGCAGCCCATCGTTTAGGCTTAGATCAAGAACTATGGGATGAAGTATCTAATAGCCAACCAGAACTTGCTAGTATATTAACCCGTTCCATTCCATCGATGACACCAAAAGCCCATCGTTGGATCGGAGAAATGGAAGAGATTGCAGAAACCTTTAAAGAGTTAGGTCTAACAGAGCGCATTTTCTACGGAGCAGCCGACGTTTACCGTTTGGTAAAAGAAACCTCTTTGGGTAAAGAAACACCAGAGGAGTCTAATCGCGATCGCCCGTTGCATGAAATCATTACCGTCCTTTCCGATGAAGCAAGCTCTGACACCTAA
- a CDS encoding LCP family protein: MPTRKNRSGKVFKRGNKNTPGRWLWFGVGISGVAMISAIAGMLLAVSFSSKPLQKTQLNKQQQAVFDREGITGSGLQFSALSRPVNILVLGMSVLPPDIKNPPPESLHLRYQPELNSFDGLSDVMLLLRFEPEKKKLIMLSIPRDTRMEVSGHGLTKINAANVYGGPALTSTTVSNLLGGVEIDRYIRINVLGVSKLVDALGGVTVYVPKNMKYRDDSQHLYINLKAGKQHLNGDQALQLLRFRHDELGDIGRIQRQQMVISALTDQTLNPTTLAQLPKILDIVKEHIDSNLTVEELVALLGFMVQTTRSNMQMLMVPGRFSEKKEYDASYWIPNSSRISAMMAQYFDLDSAAKPQLAQHPASLRVAIQDNTGSNHANLHPLIKILQEAGYSNIYITKSLGEPLEVTRIIAQQGDRESAQSIRNTLELGEVRVESTGNLDSDISIQIGKDWLQLRKSI; encoded by the coding sequence ATGCCAACAAGAAAAAATCGTTCGGGGAAAGTCTTCAAAAGGGGTAACAAAAATACACCCGGACGCTGGCTGTGGTTTGGAGTAGGGATTAGCGGTGTGGCGATGATATCAGCGATCGCCGGAATGCTGTTAGCAGTTTCTTTCAGCAGCAAGCCTTTGCAAAAAACTCAGCTAAACAAACAACAACAAGCAGTGTTTGATAGAGAGGGCATCACTGGAAGTGGACTACAATTTTCTGCATTAAGTCGCCCTGTGAACATTTTAGTTTTAGGGATGAGTGTGCTGCCCCCAGACATTAAGAACCCACCCCCTGAAAGCCTACATTTGAGATATCAGCCCGAACTAAATTCCTTTGATGGTTTATCTGATGTCATGCTTCTACTGCGATTTGAGCCTGAAAAGAAAAAATTAATTATGCTTTCCATTCCTAGAGATACCCGCATGGAGGTGTCTGGACATGGTTTGACCAAAATTAATGCTGCCAATGTTTATGGTGGGCCGGCTTTGACCAGTACAACAGTCAGTAATCTCTTGGGTGGAGTAGAAATTGATCGGTATATCAGAATTAATGTTTTGGGAGTCAGCAAGTTAGTCGATGCCTTGGGTGGTGTGACAGTCTACGTACCGAAAAATATGAAATACCGAGATGATTCCCAGCATCTTTACATTAATTTGAAAGCGGGCAAACAACATCTCAACGGAGATCAAGCGCTGCAACTTTTGCGCTTTCGCCATGATGAGTTGGGAGATATTGGTCGCATTCAACGCCAGCAAATGGTGATTAGTGCCTTAACTGACCAAACTCTCAATCCCACCACACTCGCTCAACTGCCTAAAATTCTTGACATAGTTAAAGAACATATTGATTCCAACTTAACGGTCGAGGAGTTAGTGGCGCTGTTAGGTTTTATGGTGCAAACTACTCGTTCTAATATGCAGATGTTAATGGTACCTGGTCGTTTTAGCGAAAAGAAGGAATATGATGCTAGCTACTGGATACCAAACAGCAGCCGCATTTCTGCCATGATGGCTCAGTATTTTGATTTGGACTCAGCAGCAAAACCACAATTAGCCCAGCATCCAGCTAGTTTACGAGTTGCAATTCAAGATAACACGGGCAGCAATCATGCGAATCTGCATCCATTAATCAAAATCTTACAAGAAGCTGGCTATAGCAATATTTATATTACTAAAAGCTTGGGTGAGCCTTTAGAAGTAACTCGGATTATTGCCCAACAGGGAGATCGTGAGAGCGCTCAATCAATTCGCAACACTTTAGAATTAGGTGAAGTTCGAGTGGAAAGTACTGGCAATCTCGACTCCGATATCAGCATCCAGATCGGTAAAGATTGGTTGCAACTAAGAAAAAGTATCTAA
- a CDS encoding AI-2E family transporter yields the protein MRRSASLQRLLIYGLSGPIIALNVWLLSVLFRYFQHPITVLSIAAILAFLLNYPVKFFERARITRTQAVIIVLLATLTLLGILGVTLVPLIIDQTIQLLNKIPDWLTASQANLEQFEMVAKQRRLPVDLRVVSSQINANIQNLVQQLASGAVGFAGTLLSGLLDIVLVIVLAFYMLLYGDRVWYGLVNLLPSNIADPLTASLRLNFQNFFLSQLLLGLFMVLTLTPIFLVMKVPFALLFAILIGISELIPFIGASLGIGLVTILVLLQNWWLAVQVAIAAILMQQLKDNLLAPRLLGNFIGLNPIWIFVAILMGFEIAGLLGTLVAVPIAGTIKGTFDAIKSGKPSDFVSNFTIANDPPPD from the coding sequence ATGCGCCGTTCAGCCTCCCTTCAACGCCTGTTAATTTATGGTCTGAGTGGCCCGATTATCGCTCTCAATGTCTGGCTGCTGTCCGTACTTTTTCGTTATTTCCAACATCCCATTACCGTCTTGAGTATTGCGGCGATTCTGGCTTTTCTCCTAAATTACCCGGTTAAGTTCTTTGAACGCGCTCGGATTACTCGCACTCAGGCGGTGATCATCGTTTTACTTGCAACCTTAACCCTCCTTGGGATTCTAGGCGTTACCTTAGTGCCGTTGATCATTGACCAAACCATCCAACTGTTAAATAAGATTCCTGATTGGTTAACCGCTAGTCAAGCAAACCTAGAGCAGTTTGAGATGGTGGCTAAACAACGACGTTTGCCAGTTGATTTGAGGGTTGTGAGTAGTCAAATCAATGCCAATATTCAAAATTTGGTGCAACAGCTAGCTTCTGGTGCAGTGGGATTTGCTGGAACACTGCTTTCAGGATTACTTGACATAGTGTTAGTCATTGTGCTTGCATTTTATATGCTTTTATATGGCGATCGCGTCTGGTATGGTCTAGTCAATCTTTTGCCCTCTAATATTGCAGATCCCCTGACCGCATCCTTGCGCCTAAATTTCCAGAACTTCTTTCTCAGTCAGTTGTTGCTAGGACTATTCATGGTGCTAACCCTGACGCCAATTTTCTTAGTGATGAAGGTACCTTTTGCTCTGTTATTTGCCATATTAATTGGTATTTCAGAACTTATTCCCTTCATTGGGGCGTCTTTAGGTATTGGTTTGGTGACGATTTTAGTACTGTTGCAAAATTGGTGGTTGGCAGTTCAAGTTGCGATCGCAGCGATTTTGATGCAGCAGCTTAAAGATAACCTGTTAGCTCCCAGGTTACTCGGCAACTTTATCGGGCTAAATCCTATCTGGATTTTTGTGGCTATTTTGATGGGATTTGAGATTGCTGGGTTGTTGGGGACGCTGGTTGCTGTTCCCATTGCTGGCACTATTAAAGGTACTTTTGATGCGATCAAGAGCGGCAAGCCGAGTGATTTTGTCTCAAATTTCACTATTGCCAACGATCCACCGCCTGATTAA
- the pyrE gene encoding orotate phosphoribosyltransferase, translated as MSHSELAKEIVRVSYLKGEFRLRSGQVSSHYFDKYQFESNPLLLKRLAKEMVKKIPPDTEILAGLELGGVPLATAISLEVELPVVFVRKTKKEYGTEKVAEGINIQGKKLCIIEDVITTGGQVINSTEALRNEGAIVDSVICVIWRGSTQDNSLEKAGIQKLALFDMEELSVWM; from the coding sequence ATGAGTCATAGCGAATTAGCCAAAGAAATTGTTCGTGTTTCCTATTTGAAAGGCGAGTTTCGGTTACGTTCTGGTCAGGTATCTTCCCATTACTTTGATAAATACCAGTTTGAATCTAATCCTTTGTTGCTGAAGCGGCTAGCTAAAGAAATGGTAAAAAAGATTCCACCAGACACAGAAATTCTAGCAGGATTGGAATTAGGGGGAGTTCCTTTAGCGACAGCAATTTCATTAGAAGTTGAATTACCAGTTGTCTTTGTTCGGAAGACAAAAAAAGAATATGGAACTGAAAAAGTAGCAGAAGGAATTAATATTCAAGGAAAAAAGTTGTGTATTATTGAAGATGTTATTACAACAGGTGGTCAGGTTATAAATAGTACCGAAGCACTGCGTAATGAGGGTGCGATCGTGGATTCCGTAATTTGCGTAATCTGGCGCGGAAGTACACAAGATAACAGTCTCGAAAAAGCTGGCATTCAAAAACTTGCTCTGTTTGATATGGAAGAACTTTCGGTATGGATGTAA
- a CDS encoding PIN domain-containing protein, with protein MSGRYLLDTNIIIALFANDIAVDNQLVNAEEIFIPSVAIGELFYGARKSGRTCFGSFISWKSLTVIRSRR; from the coding sequence ATGAGTGGTAGATACCTGCTTGACACTAATATTATTATTGCTTTGTTTGCAAATGATATCGCAGTAGATAATCAGCTAGTAAATGCAGAAGAAATTTTTATTCCCAGCGTTGCTATTGGTGAATTATTTTACGGTGCAAGAAAATCAGGGCGGACGTGTTTTGGATCATTTATTTCTTGGAAGTCTCTAACCGTCATAAGGAGCCGCCGTTAA
- a CDS encoding O-methyltransferase, producing the protein MNQEQWTVVDRYFTDLLVPSDPALDTALQTSAAAGLPPHNVSPNQGKLLLLLAQIQGARSILEIGTLGGYSTIWLARALPSDGYLITLEADPKHAEVARANIAQAGLSKLVDLRLGQALSTLPQIAAENQGPFDLIFIDADKPSNPEYFAWALKLSRRGSLIIADNVVRNGAVIDAASSDPSVQGVRRFNELLAYEPRVNATAIQTVGSKGYDGFAIAIVI; encoded by the coding sequence ATGAATCAAGAGCAATGGACTGTGGTCGATCGTTACTTTACCGATTTGCTTGTACCGTCAGATCCCGCACTAGATACAGCCCTCCAAACTAGCGCCGCCGCCGGACTGCCGCCACACAACGTTTCACCGAACCAAGGCAAGCTGCTGCTACTATTGGCACAAATCCAAGGGGCGCGAAGCATCCTGGAGATTGGTACGCTGGGCGGCTATAGTACAATCTGGCTGGCGCGAGCGTTACCCAGCGACGGCTACCTAATCACCCTGGAAGCTGACCCAAAACACGCCGAAGTCGCCCGTGCCAATATCGCCCAGGCTGGTTTATCCAAACTGGTTGACCTCCGACTCGGACAGGCACTTTCTACGCTGCCACAGATTGCCGCCGAGAATCAGGGCCCATTTGATTTGATTTTCATTGACGCTGACAAGCCAAGCAATCCCGAATATTTCGCGTGGGCACTCAAACTTTCCCGTCGCGGTAGCCTCATCATCGCCGATAATGTTGTGCGTAATGGAGCGGTGATTGATGCTGCTAGCAGCGATCCTAGCGTCCAGGGAGTGCGCCGCTTCAATGAACTACTTGCCTACGAGCCACGTGTCAATGCTACAGCAATCCAGACTGTGGGCAGCAAAGGATACGATGGTTTTGCGATCGCGATCGTCATCTAA
- a CDS encoding DUF3153 domain-containing protein produces MVLNSSIFGKIFLWLIRPFRFIFTLNGRNRMNRVFPMRNPILWLVLLTSLLLTGCVKYDVGLNFDNSNSGELIQHIKLGERLTSFSGDSVYEWLNSIERRARQLEGKTQRVSQEEIIVTIPFSSGRELQEKFNEFFNPRANQPPESVQSESDSELPKIESNVLLEENNFLLLVRNRLIYDLDLRSLSLIASKGNVLANAGSILDLEFSLKTPWGAKNIQLTETAIEPEKNGNQLVWKLQPGELNHIEAVFWLPSPLGIGGLLIILFVSGGLYLRYNFMPDPRIQFPPKAAAIQE; encoded by the coding sequence ATGGTTCTAAATTCTTCAATTTTTGGAAAGATTTTCTTGTGGTTAATTAGACCATTCCGTTTTATATTTACACTGAATGGTCGAAATCGGATGAACCGCGTCTTTCCCATGCGAAATCCTATTCTATGGCTAGTGCTGTTAACATCACTGTTACTGACTGGTTGTGTTAAGTACGATGTAGGGCTTAACTTTGATAATTCAAATAGTGGTGAACTAATACAGCATATTAAGTTGGGAGAACGGCTAACCAGTTTTAGCGGCGATTCTGTATATGAATGGTTAAATAGCATAGAGCGTCGCGCCCGTCAACTAGAAGGAAAAACACAGCGAGTTTCCCAAGAAGAAATCATCGTCACAATTCCTTTTAGTAGTGGTAGGGAATTGCAAGAGAAGTTCAACGAATTTTTTAATCCCCGTGCAAATCAACCCCCTGAGTCTGTGCAGAGCGAATCTGACTCAGAACTGCCGAAAATTGAATCAAACGTCCTCTTGGAGGAGAACAATTTTTTACTTTTAGTTAGAAATCGGTTAATTTATGATTTAGATTTGCGATCGCTCTCTCTAATTGCCAGTAAAGGTAACGTTCTAGCTAATGCTGGTTCAATTCTCGACTTGGAATTTAGCTTGAAGACTCCTTGGGGAGCCAAGAATATTCAACTAACTGAAACTGCGATTGAGCCAGAAAAAAATGGCAATCAATTAGTGTGGAAACTCCAGCCTGGTGAGCTAAACCATATAGAAGCTGTTTTCTGGCTTCCTAGTCCCCTTGGTATTGGTGGGTTATTAATTATCCTGTTTGTATCGGGAGGATTGTACTTGAGATACAATTTCATGCCAGATCCCAGAATTCAGTTTCCCCCCAAAGCAGCAGCAATTCAAGAATAG
- a CDS encoding helix-turn-helix domain-containing protein, whose product MSVSKNPDACPISILMSLLSGPWTMYILWVLCNSGPNRFGALKHLVEGISTKVLTERLRMLETAEIIYRHYEPTVPPQVTYGLTERGQELIEILNQLNALAERWYGGEKRE is encoded by the coding sequence ATGTCTGTCTCTAAAAATCCTGATGCTTGCCCAATTAGTATTCTGATGTCCTTACTATCAGGCCCCTGGACAATGTATATACTGTGGGTGTTATGTAATAGTGGGCCTAATCGCTTTGGTGCATTGAAGCACTTAGTCGAGGGTATTTCCACCAAAGTTCTCACAGAAAGACTGAGGATGCTAGAGACAGCAGAGATTATTTATCGCCATTATGAACCAACTGTTCCGCCCCAAGTCACTTACGGTCTGACAGAACGCGGTCAGGAACTCATTGAAATTCTTAATCAACTCAATGCACTTGCCGAACGCTGGTATGGCGGCGAAAAGCGGGAATAG
- a CDS encoding tetratricopeptide repeat protein, which yields MSTESLEIAQSRYQAGKFAFENGQYREAIENLEKASALLARNSRLGGEVEIHLVTAYEAAGRTDDAIALCERLKRHPHFEIGKQARQMLYILKAPKLKRPSEWMTQIPDLGALPDNELKISIAAKPTKSSVQQKPKPTEPEFVDLSQVNTRDNRFIWVALIAIGLTISYLLWLNFSGTPG from the coding sequence GTGAGTACAGAAAGTTTAGAAATTGCTCAAAGCCGCTACCAGGCTGGGAAATTTGCCTTTGAAAATGGGCAATACCGCGAAGCCATAGAAAATTTAGAAAAGGCCAGTGCCCTGTTAGCTCGTAATTCTCGCCTTGGGGGCGAAGTAGAGATTCATCTAGTAACAGCTTATGAAGCGGCTGGACGCACAGATGATGCGATCGCTCTTTGCGAAAGACTCAAACGCCATCCCCATTTTGAAATCGGCAAACAAGCGCGGCAGATGCTTTACATCTTAAAAGCACCAAAGCTGAAAAGACCCAGCGAATGGATGACCCAAATTCCCGATTTAGGCGCATTACCAGATAATGAACTCAAAATTTCTATCGCTGCAAAACCGACTAAATCTTCTGTGCAGCAAAAGCCTAAACCTACGGAGCCAGAATTTGTTGACCTTAGTCAGGTCAATACCAGAGATAATCGCTTTATCTGGGTGGCGCTCATTGCTATCGGTTTAACCATCTCGTACTTGCTTTGGTTAAATTTTTCAGGAACCCCTGGCTGA
- a CDS encoding FMN-dependent NADH-azoreductase yields the protein MVNILHIDSSPRAERSHSRELSKEFVSAWKAAHPEDAIAYRDLGHHPVPHVDEAWIAASFSPPETHTPELTEAIRISDELVDEFLAADRYVFGVPMYNFNIPSTFKAYIDQIVRINRTVALDAQGFKGLVQGKKAVIITARGGDFSPTSPAAPYDFQEPYLRTIFGFIGITDIQFINANSLNEGDARTKSLSEARAAIQDAIAQW from the coding sequence GTGGTAAACATTCTACATATTGATTCCAGCCCCCGTGCTGAACGATCGCACTCCAGAGAACTATCTAAGGAATTTGTCAGTGCTTGGAAAGCCGCGCATCCTGAAGATGCGATCGCCTACCGAGATTTAGGGCATCACCCAGTTCCTCACGTTGATGAAGCTTGGATTGCGGCGTCGTTCTCACCACCAGAAACCCATACCCCAGAATTAACTGAGGCTATCAGGATTTCTGACGAGTTAGTAGATGAGTTTTTGGCAGCCGATCGCTACGTCTTTGGAGTGCCAATGTATAACTTCAATATACCTTCCACCTTCAAGGCTTACATTGACCAAATTGTTCGCATTAACCGGACTGTTGCTTTAGACGCTCAAGGTTTTAAAGGGTTAGTCCAGGGTAAAAAGGCAGTTATCATCACAGCACGCGGCGGTGACTTTAGTCCGACATCTCCTGCCGCTCCCTATGACTTCCAAGAACCCTACCTGCGGACGATATTTGGCTTTATTGGGATTACAGACATTCAATTTATTAACGCTAATAGTCTAAACGAAGGTGATGCCCGTACCAAATCTCTATCAGAAGCACGGGCAGCAATTCAAGATGCGATCGCTCAATGGTAA
- a CDS encoding Uma2 family endonuclease, with protein sequence MTTLLIQTESTPLTVNFPSLVQMTNEQFYEFCQANGDLRIERTANGEVIIMPPAFSDTGNRNFNIAAQLGYWTEQDGTGIGFDSSTGFTLPNGAMRSPDASWIQLERWNTLTDSQKASFAPICPSFVIELRSSSDRLIKLQEKMQEYIDNGASLGWLIDRQNRKVYIYRPNREVEILDNPEAVTGNPELPGFILRMGKIW encoded by the coding sequence ATGACCACGCTGCTAATTCAAACTGAAAGCACACCCCTAACAGTAAATTTCCCCTCCCTTGTGCAGATGACAAATGAGCAGTTCTACGAATTCTGCCAAGCTAATGGAGATTTGCGAATCGAGCGCACTGCCAATGGGGAAGTCATCATTATGCCACCAGCTTTTTCAGATACGGGCAACCGTAACTTTAACATTGCTGCACAGCTTGGGTATTGGACTGAACAAGATGGCACTGGCATAGGCTTTGACTCCAGTACGGGTTTTACGCTACCCAATGGAGCAATGCGTTCCCCTGATGCTTCTTGGATTCAACTGGAGCGCTGGAATACATTAACAGATTCACAAAAAGCCTCATTTGCACCAATTTGTCCCAGCTTTGTGATTGAGTTACGCTCATCCAGCGACCGCCTAATAAAATTACAAGAGAAAATGCAGGAGTACATCGATAACGGTGCATCACTAGGCTGGTTAATCGATCGGCAGAATCGAAAAGTCTACATTTACCGTCCGAATCGAGAAGTTGAAATTTTGGATAATCCCGAAGCAGTTACGGGTAATCCAGAATTACCAGGGTTTATCCTGCGGATGGGCAAAATTTGGTAA
- a CDS encoding undecaprenyl-diphosphate phosphatase, translating to MMFSLFLSATSCSSDVDLGFLELSWLKIVFLGVVQGITELLPISSTAHLRIIPGLLGWKDPGSAFSAAMQLASIAAVISYFWQDLKKLTGATVRAISEQDYSNQYFRLAIGLLIGTIPIAVAGLLLKKSLNGCNSPFRALIVVGISSIVMSLLLGIAERFGKRDRVFNQLSLSDGIWVGISQALALIPGVSRSGSTLTAGLFLGMERETAARFSFLLGLPAVILAGALELHTLFKAGLDVNGWITLIIGLTTASISAFAAIYSLLHYLEKYSTWAFVWYRLAMGIFLVVSVVTGFLPN from the coding sequence ATGATGTTTTCTTTATTTTTATCGGCTACCTCTTGTTCTAGTGATGTCGATTTAGGTTTTCTAGAATTGAGTTGGTTAAAAATAGTTTTTTTAGGAGTTGTACAAGGAATTACTGAATTATTACCCATTAGTAGCACAGCACATTTACGAATTATTCCGGGATTACTAGGATGGAAAGATCCGGGAAGTGCTTTTAGTGCAGCGATGCAGTTAGCAAGTATCGCGGCTGTCATTAGTTATTTTTGGCAAGATTTGAAAAAATTAACAGGTGCAACGGTTAGGGCGATTTCTGAACAAGATTACAGCAACCAATATTTTCGTTTAGCAATTGGATTATTAATTGGTACAATTCCCATTGCTGTTGCAGGTCTTTTACTCAAAAAAAGTCTCAATGGCTGTAATTCTCCTTTCCGTGCCCTGATAGTTGTAGGAATATCATCAATTGTGATGTCCTTGTTGCTTGGAATTGCAGAAAGATTTGGGAAACGCGATCGCGTTTTTAATCAACTGTCATTAAGTGACGGGATTTGGGTAGGAATTTCTCAAGCATTAGCTTTAATTCCAGGAGTTTCCCGTTCTGGTTCTACCTTAACTGCTGGATTATTCTTAGGAATGGAGCGAGAAACTGCTGCTAGATTCTCATTTTTACTGGGCTTACCTGCCGTGATTCTAGCAGGAGCGTTAGAACTGCATACGCTTTTCAAAGCTGGACTTGATGTCAATGGTTGGATAACTTTAATTATTGGTTTAACTACAGCTAGTATTTCTGCTTTTGCCGCGATTTATAGTTTACTGCATTATTTAGAGAAATACAGTACTTGGGCATTTGTTTGGTATCGTTTAGCGATGGGAATATTCCTCGTAGTTAGTGTGGTTACTGGCTTTTTACCCAACTGA
- the argB gene encoding acetylglutamate kinase produces MTINDSEYIRQAEATRVRVLSEALPYIQQFAGRTVVVKYGGAAMKDSALKDKVIRDIVFLSCVGLRPIVVHGGGPEINSWLDKLGIEPQFKNGLRVTDAATMDVVEMVLVGRVNKEIVALINQAGGLAVGLCGKDGNLFTARPQGQEGIGFVGEVSNVNIKILDTLASNGYIPVVSSVAADETGQAYNINADTVAGEIAAALGAEKLILLTDTSGILKDYKDQSTLIPKVDIREARELIASGIVSGGMIPKVSCCVRSLAQGVRAAHIIDGRIPHALLLEIFTDVGIGTMILGSQFT; encoded by the coding sequence ATGACGATCAACGATTCTGAATACATCAGGCAAGCTGAAGCCACTCGTGTACGTGTACTAAGCGAAGCACTACCTTATATTCAACAATTCGCCGGTCGCACTGTTGTTGTCAAATATGGTGGCGCAGCAATGAAAGATAGCGCACTCAAAGACAAAGTTATCCGCGACATTGTATTCTTATCCTGCGTGGGTTTGCGTCCGATTGTAGTCCACGGCGGTGGCCCAGAAATTAACAGTTGGTTAGATAAGCTGGGCATCGAACCACAATTTAAAAATGGTCTGCGAGTCACTGATGCCGCCACAATGGATGTGGTGGAAATGGTTTTAGTTGGTCGAGTTAACAAAGAAATTGTCGCCCTAATTAACCAAGCTGGTGGATTGGCTGTGGGACTTTGCGGTAAAGACGGTAATCTATTTACAGCCCGTCCCCAAGGTCAAGAAGGCATCGGTTTTGTGGGGGAAGTCAGTAATGTGAATATCAAGATTTTGGACACCCTTGCTAGCAATGGCTATATTCCGGTGGTGTCCAGCGTCGCCGCAGACGAGACAGGGCAAGCTTATAACATTAATGCTGATACTGTAGCTGGAGAAATCGCTGCTGCGTTAGGTGCAGAAAAGTTAATTTTACTGACCGATACCAGTGGAATTTTAAAAGATTACAAAGACCAATCTACTTTGATTCCGAAAGTAGATATCCGTGAAGCCCGCGAGTTGATTGCTAGTGGTATAGTCAGCGGTGGGATGATTCCGAAAGTGAGTTGTTGTGTGCGATCGCTTGCTCAAGGAGTCCGTGCCGCACACATTATAGATGGTCGCATTCCTCACGCCCTATTACTAGAAATCTTTACCGATGTTGGGATTGGGACAATGATTCTCGGTTCGCAGTTTACCTAA